A genome region from Panthera leo isolate Ple1 chromosome A2, P.leo_Ple1_pat1.1, whole genome shotgun sequence includes the following:
- the CASP14 gene encoding caspase-14, protein MSNPQPLEEEVYDMSGARLALTLCVTKARKGSEADLDALERMFQQLGFESTMKRNPTAQQFQEELENFQQAMDARDDFISCAFVVLMAHGLEGRLKGEDEKMVELENLFEVLNNKNCRALRAKPKVYIVQACRGEHRDPGETVSGDNIVMVAKDSPQTIPTYTDTLHIYSTVEGYIAYRHDKEGSCFIQTLVDVFTERKGPILELLTEVTRRMAEAELIQEGKARKVNPEIQSTLRKRLYLQ, encoded by the exons ATGAGCAACCCTCAGCCTTTGGAGGAG GAGGTATACGACATGTCAGGCGCCCGCTTAGCCCTGACACTGTGCGTCACCAAAGCCCGGAAAGGTTCGGAGGCAGACTTGGACGCCCTGGAACGCATGTTCCAGCAGCTGGGATTTGAGAGCACCATGAAGAGAAACCCCACCGCCCAG CAATTCCAGGAAGAGCTGGAAAATTTTCAGCAGGCCATGGACGCCCGGGATGACTTCATCAGCTGTGCTTTTGTGGTGCTCATGGCACATGGGCTGGAAGGTCGCCTCAAAGGAGAGGATGAGAAGATGGTTGAGCTGGAAAACCTTTTCGAGGTTCTGAACAACAAGAATTGCCGGGCCCTGAGAGCCAAGCCGAAGGTGTACATCGTGCAGGCCTGTCGAGGAG AACACAGGGACCCCGGTGAAACAGTAAGTGGAGACAATATCGTGATGGTCGCCAAGGACAGTCCCCAAACCATCCCAACGTACACGGACACCCTGCACATCTACTCCACCGTGGAGG GGTACATCGCTTACAGACATGACAAAGAGGGCTCCTGCTTCATCCAGACTCTGGTTGACGTGTTCACAGAGAGGAAAGGACCCATCCTGGAGCTTCTGACAGAG GTGACCCGGCGGATGGCAGAAGCAGAGCTGATTcaggaaggaaaagcaaggaaagtGAATCCCGAGATCCAAAGCACCCTTCGGAAACGGCTCTATCTGCAATAG
- the LOC122213094 gene encoding LOW QUALITY PROTEIN: olfactory receptor 1I1 (The sequence of the model RefSeq protein was modified relative to this genomic sequence to represent the inferred CDS: inserted 4 bases in 3 codons; deleted 1 base in 1 codon), with translation MEPKHQKNETAVSEFLLRGLSERPEHQMLLFGLFLSMYLITXGNLLIILAIITDSHFHTPMYFFLSNLSLVDIFFSSTTVPRXLVNLRTQSRAISFVGGLAQMYAFHLFRTMDSFLLAMMAIDRFVAIVHPLHYSVIMSPRVCGLLVGGPWLITNLQSLVHTSLMAQLTFCSGSEIPHFFCDLMPLLKLSCSDMHTNELVAFAFSIDMGISPLSCIHLHFLXAVFKIPSAQGKWKAFSTCGSHLTTVSLFYGTIWAMYLQPTSATSSQKDKAAALMCGVVIPMLSPFIYSLRNKDMKAALRRFISKAVSCQC, from the exons ATGgaaccaaaacaccaaaaaaatgaaacagcagTCTCAGAATTTCTTCTTCGGGGACTCTCAGAAAGGCCAGAGCATCAGATGCTCCTCTTTGGGCTGTTCCTCTCCATGTACCTGATCA GTGGGAACCTCCTCATCATCTTGGCCATCATCACAGACTCCCACTTCCAcacgcccatgtacttcttcctctccaacctGTCCCTTGTcgatattttcttctcttccaccaCTGTCCCAA TGCTGGTGAACCTTCGCACCCAGAGCCGGGCCATCTCCTTTGTGGGCGGCCTTGCTCAGATGTATGCCTTCCACCTGTTCAGGACCATGGACAGCTTCCTCCTGGCCATGATGGCCATTGACCGCTTCGTGGCAATTGTCCACCCTCTACACTACTCAGTCATCATGAGCCCTCGTGTCTGTGGGTTGTTGGTTGGGGGGCCATGGCTGATCACCAATCTCCAGTCACTCGTGCACACCTCCCTCATGGCTCAACTGACCTTCTGTTCTGGCTCCGAAATCCCCCACTTCTTCTGTGATCTCATGCCCCTGCTGAAGCTCTCCTGCTCTGACATGCACACCAATGAGCTGGTGGCTTTTGCTTTTAGCATCGACATGGGCATCAGCCCCCTCTCCTGCATCCACCTGCATTTTCT GGCAGTCTTCAAGATCCCTTCTGCTCAGGGCAAGTGGAAAGCCTTCTCCACTTGTGGCTCGCACCTCACCACGGTGTCACTGTTCTATGGCACCATCTGGGCCATGTAC TTGCAGCCCACATCTGCCACTTCCTCCCAGAAGGACAAGGCGGCTGCCCTGATGTGTGGGGTGGTCATCCCCATGCTGAGCCCCTTTATATACAGCCTAAGGAACAAGGACATGAAGGCAGCCCTGAGGAGGTTCATCAGCAAAGCAGTCTCCTGTCAGTGCTAG